One Osmerus mordax isolate fOsmMor3 chromosome 25, fOsmMor3.pri, whole genome shotgun sequence DNA window includes the following coding sequences:
- the pof1b gene encoding protein POF1B produces the protein MSYPIAHNTSTYRTISVAAEPSNTLLSNTNTYRTINVAAEPSNTVLSNTNTYRTISVAAEPSNTVLSNTNTVLSNANMVNYSQLSPLPYGLNSSYETVRYLVPVQQPAQQSYVLVNNAPQVMPQMMSTVYLQNVPRASVSSLEDSEYMYRQQISEHVNGNSSSVFSQTPSPVKSPEPSVEEEVVEEEEEEEEEEEEEEVQETVKVEEKVVERVVERVVERVSQVHLKEVEPLVKMDTRFFGELLAEVYRKNCDIHTCISEHVAKIRGRKHLLDPSNDYKMERGNEVENLIPRGASELTKQQIRYLLQTRVTADKSMRLLLTTFSSLREELLHMSEDLHRLESEKESLERDLSFKADQAQQYDRLLEAVRENNRQLQVSLKESSSSQRSLERQLLEYQSSGSGQDFRIKEVEGSLRVLQKENDMLRQKVLYSVLYCSQLCSLLYSTLLYFADLYSAVCVCVCAAGGPGSSSSLQVKTEELALQYNQQLISLRQEKDKELEMLRSQMTRIQTEYSSERSGDRSLQLRITELLTSLEQRETIIRRQEEEIRRLQTVKSDSSKNVTQTVITNRYRNQYPLLGLLSDEFQSTHQPSIKEAKTIVIKTNNRGR, from the exons ATGTCTTATCCTATTGCGCACAACACCTCGACGTACAGAACGATCAGCGTCGCAGCCGAACCTTCGAATACGCTTTTGTCCAACACCAATACGTACAGAACGATCAACGTCGCAGCCGAACCCTCGAATACGGTTTTGTCCAACACCAATACGTACAGAACGATCAGCGTCGCAGCTGAACCTTCGAATACGGTTTTGTCCAACACCAATACAGTTTTGTCCAATGCGAATATGGTTAACTACAGTCAACTTTCCCCGCTACCGTACGGTTTAAACAGCTCCTACGAGACGGTGCGATACCTGGTACCCGTACAGCAACCGGCGCAGCAGTCATATGTATTGGTGAACAACGCACCTCAAGTTATGCCCCAGATGATGTCAACGGTTTATCTGCAGAACGTTCCCAGGGCCAGTGTCAGCAGTTTGGAGGATTCGGAATACATGTACCGACAGCAGATCTCCGAG CATGTGAATGGGAATTCTTCCTCCGTGTTCAGCCAGACTCCCAGCCCAGTCAAGAGTCCTGAGCCAAGCGTCGAGGAG gaggtggtggaagaagaggaggaagaggaggaggaggaggaggaggaggaggtgcaggagacagtgaaggtggaggagaaggtggtggagagggtggtggagagggtggtggagagggtgtCCCAGGTGCACCTGAAGGAGGTGGAGCCCCTGGTTAAGATGGACACCCGCTTCTTCGGGGAGCTGCTGGCCGAGGTGTACAGGAAGAACTGCGACATCCACACCTGCATCTCCGAACACGTGGCCAAGATCAGAGGAcg aaAGCATCTTCTGGATCCCAGCAATGACTACAAG atggaaAGGGGGAACGAGGTGGAGAATCTGATCCCCCGAGGAGCTTCGGAGCTGACCAAGCAGCAGATCCGCTACCTGCTGCAG actcgtGTGACAGCAGATAAGAGCATGCGTCTGCTGCTCACCACCTTCAGCAGCCTGAGAGAGGAACTGCTGCACATGTCTGAGGATCTCCAC cgcctggagagtgagaaggagagccTGGAGAGAGACCTGAGCTTCAAGGCCGACCAGGCCCAGCAGTATGATCGCCTCCTGGAGGCTGTCAGGGAGAACAACCGCCAGCTCCAG gtgtctcTGAAGGAGAGCAGCAGTAGCCAGCGCAGCCTGGAGAGGCAGCTTCTGGAGTACCAGAGTTCTGGGTCTGGACAAGACTTCAGGAtcaaggaggtggagggaagccTGAGAGTCCTGCAGAAGGAGAACGACATGCTGCGACAGAAGGTGTTATACTCTGTTCTCTACTGTTCTCAACTCtgttctctactgtactctactcttctGTATTTTGCTGACCTttactctgctgtgtgtgtgtgtgtgtgtgcagctggcgGGCCAGGCAGCAGCTCCTCTCTGCAGGTGAAGACAGAGGAGCTGGCTCTGCAGTACAACCAGCAGCTCATCAGCCTGAGgcaggagaaggacaaggagcTGGAGATGCTgcgg tccCAGATGACCAGGATCCAGACAGAGTACAGCTCGGAGCGATCAGGTGACCGCAGCCTGCAGCTACGCATCACAGAGCTGCTGACATCACTGGAGCAGCGGGAGACCATCATCAGACGCCAggaagag GAGATCAGGCGTCTGCAGACAGTGAAGAGCGATAGCTCCAAGAACGTCACCCAGACCGTCATCACCAACAG gtacagGAACCAATACCCCCTCCTGGGACTCCTGAGCGATGAGTTCCAGTCCACGCACCAGCCCTCCATCAAAGAGGCCAAGACCATCGTCATCAAGACAAACAACAGGGGGAGATGA